The following proteins are encoded in a genomic region of Streptomyces lunaelactis:
- a CDS encoding sensor histidine kinase — translation MLTTASVLPLTVLYVTEMNRTPEYRLAAGALSGLREDLFHDAFAYRPLPRRRTDGPLTRRLPGRIRDYAAWTPHAAVVALALFTLLLAYGGEGLGPAFVATGLIPAAAVVMTLLRPVGAWWLSLASTPFGVVADYAGDWPWTPSGFLSHLAVMTLVALRTRPRTAAWMWVLTAAYGLFAGVVLSGGYMSNTPEMLFVAALLLLVVTVRQVRREAKEEVAAQQTVTAVERDKRTLLEERTTIARELHDVVAHHMSVVAIQAEAAPYRVENPPPELERAFVTIRENAVAALTELRRILGVVRAEDYQAPDAPQPVLGDLDSLLDNVRDAGLEAEKTITGAVRPLPQGVELSAYRIVQEALSNALRHAPGASAKVEISYVLGGLGLRIVNTPPRGLVKPSPGAGHGITGMRERVTMLNGEITAEPTEEGGYEVTAFIPVAAAEPATASEETS, via the coding sequence ATGCTGACGACTGCGTCTGTCCTTCCGCTTACCGTTCTGTACGTGACCGAGATGAACCGCACCCCCGAGTACCGCCTGGCCGCGGGCGCCTTGAGCGGCCTCCGCGAGGACCTGTTCCACGACGCCTTCGCCTACCGGCCGCTGCCGCGGAGGCGTACGGACGGGCCGCTCACCCGGCGGCTGCCGGGCCGGATACGCGACTACGCGGCCTGGACGCCGCACGCCGCTGTCGTCGCCCTGGCGCTGTTCACGCTGCTCCTGGCGTACGGCGGCGAGGGCTTGGGACCGGCGTTCGTCGCCACCGGGCTCATCCCGGCGGCCGCCGTGGTGATGACGCTGCTCAGGCCGGTCGGCGCGTGGTGGCTCTCGCTGGCGTCGACGCCCTTCGGCGTCGTCGCCGACTACGCCGGCGACTGGCCGTGGACGCCCAGCGGATTTCTGTCGCATCTGGCGGTGATGACCCTGGTGGCGCTGCGCACCCGGCCGCGCACCGCGGCCTGGATGTGGGTGCTCACCGCCGCGTACGGCCTGTTCGCCGGGGTCGTGCTCTCCGGGGGCTACATGTCCAACACTCCGGAGATGCTCTTCGTCGCCGCGCTGCTGCTGCTGGTGGTGACCGTGAGGCAGGTGCGCCGCGAGGCCAAGGAGGAGGTCGCGGCCCAGCAGACCGTCACGGCCGTCGAGCGCGACAAGCGCACGCTGCTGGAGGAGCGCACCACCATCGCCCGTGAACTCCACGACGTGGTGGCCCACCACATGTCGGTGGTGGCGATCCAGGCGGAGGCCGCGCCGTACCGGGTCGAGAACCCGCCGCCGGAGCTGGAGCGGGCGTTCGTCACGATCCGGGAGAACGCGGTGGCCGCGCTGACGGAGCTGCGCCGCATCCTCGGCGTCGTCCGGGCGGAGGACTACCAGGCCCCGGACGCTCCGCAGCCGGTGCTCGGCGACCTCGACAGCCTGCTCGACAATGTGCGCGACGCGGGCCTGGAGGCGGAGAAGACGATCACCGGCGCGGTCCGGCCGCTGCCGCAGGGCGTCGAGCTCTCCGCGTACCGGATCGTCCAGGAGGCGCTCAGCAACGCACTGCGCCATGCGCCGGGCGCGTCGGCGAAGGTCGAGATCTCGTACGTGCTCGGCGGGCTCGGGCTGCGGATCGTGAACACGCCGCCGCGGGGTCTGGTCAAGCCGTCACCGGGCGCGGGGCACGGCATCACGGGCATGCGGGAGCGTGTGACCATGCTGAACGGCGAGATAACCGCGGAGCCGACGGAGGAGGGCGGGTACGAGGTGACCGCCTTCATTCCTGTCGCCGCGGCCGAGCCCGCGACCGCCTCCGAGGAGACCTCATGA
- a CDS encoding response regulator gives MTIRVLIVDDQMMVREGFSVLLNAMPDIEVIGEAVNGREAVTKVAELAPDVVLMDIRMPELNGIEATREIVAAHSESKVLVLTTFDLDEYVYQALRAGASGFLLKDASARQLADGVRVVAAGEALLAPTVTRRLITEFSKLSQTPRPPALAQVGELTERETEVLVLIAQGLSNAEIASRLVVAESTIKTHVSRVLVKLGLRDRTQAAVFAYEARLVTPG, from the coding sequence ATGACGATCCGCGTCCTCATTGTCGACGACCAGATGATGGTCCGCGAGGGCTTCTCGGTCCTGCTGAACGCGATGCCGGACATCGAGGTCATCGGCGAGGCGGTGAACGGCCGGGAGGCGGTCACGAAGGTCGCCGAACTGGCGCCCGACGTGGTGCTGATGGACATCCGTATGCCGGAGCTGAACGGCATCGAGGCGACCCGCGAGATCGTCGCCGCGCACAGCGAGTCCAAGGTGCTGGTGCTGACGACGTTCGACCTGGACGAGTACGTGTACCAGGCGCTGCGGGCGGGCGCGTCGGGCTTCCTGCTGAAGGACGCGTCAGCCCGCCAACTGGCGGACGGCGTACGGGTGGTGGCGGCGGGCGAGGCGCTGCTGGCGCCGACGGTGACGCGCCGCCTGATCACGGAGTTCTCGAAGCTCTCCCAGACCCCGCGGCCGCCGGCTCTCGCCCAGGTGGGGGAGCTGACGGAGCGCGAGACGGAGGTCCTGGTCCTGATCGCCCAGGGCCTGTCCAACGCGGAGATCGCCTCGCGCCTGGTGGTGGCGGAGTCGACGATCAAGACGCATGTGAGCCGGGTGCTGGTGAAGCTGGGGCTGCGGGACCGGACGCAGGCGGCGGTCTTCGCGTACGAGGCGAGGCTGGTGACGCCGGGGTAG
- a CDS encoding cytochrome P450, which yields MAETFDPWSPAFVADPYPAYAELRARGRVHYFEPTRQWLIPRHADVSALLRDRRLGRTYQHRFTHEEFGRTPPRAEHEPFHTLNDNGMLDLEPPDHTRIRRLVSKAFTPRTVERLRPYVHGLASELVGALVADGGGDLLTAVAEPLPVAVIAEMLGISEGDRGQLRPWSADICGMYELSPSEETAQKAVRASVEFSSCLRELIAARRKEPGDDLISGLIAALDEGDRLSEQEMISTCVLLLNAGHEATVNATVNGWWTLFRHPEQLAALRADRSLLSTAVEELMRYDTPLQLFERWVLDDIEIDGTTIPRGSEVALLFGSANRDADVFAHPDTLDLSRKDNPHISFSAGIHYCIGAPLARIELAASLEALLDRAPALRLAAEPEWKPGYVIRGLKELRVEV from the coding sequence ATGGCAGAGACGTTCGACCCCTGGTCACCCGCTTTCGTCGCCGACCCCTACCCCGCGTACGCCGAGCTCCGCGCCCGGGGGCGGGTCCACTACTTCGAGCCCACCCGCCAGTGGCTCATCCCCCGCCACGCCGACGTCTCCGCCCTCCTCCGCGACCGGCGGCTCGGCCGTACCTACCAGCACCGCTTCACGCACGAGGAGTTCGGGCGGACCCCGCCGCGCGCCGAGCACGAGCCGTTCCACACCCTCAACGACAACGGGATGCTGGATCTGGAGCCCCCGGACCACACCCGCATCCGGCGGCTGGTCTCGAAGGCGTTCACCCCGCGCACGGTCGAGCGGCTGCGTCCGTACGTCCATGGTCTGGCGTCCGAGCTGGTGGGCGCGCTGGTCGCGGACGGCGGCGGCGATCTCCTCACGGCGGTCGCCGAGCCGCTGCCGGTCGCCGTCATCGCGGAGATGCTGGGCATCTCGGAGGGCGATCGGGGGCAGCTGCGGCCGTGGTCGGCCGACATCTGCGGGATGTACGAGCTGAGCCCGTCCGAGGAGACGGCGCAGAAGGCGGTCCGCGCCTCGGTCGAATTCTCCTCCTGTCTACGGGAGTTGATCGCCGCTCGCCGCAAGGAGCCGGGCGATGACCTGATCTCGGGCCTCATCGCCGCGCTCGACGAGGGCGACCGGCTCTCCGAACAGGAGATGATCTCCACCTGCGTCCTGCTTCTGAACGCGGGCCACGAGGCGACGGTGAACGCCACCGTCAACGGCTGGTGGACGCTCTTCCGTCACCCCGAGCAGCTGGCGGCCCTGCGCGCCGACCGCTCGCTGCTGTCCACAGCTGTGGAGGAGCTGATGCGGTACGACACCCCGCTCCAGCTCTTCGAGCGCTGGGTCCTGGACGACATCGAGATCGACGGCACGACGATCCCACGCGGCTCGGAGGTCGCCCTGCTCTTCGGCTCCGCCAACCGCGACGCGGACGTCTTCGCCCACCCGGACACCCTGGACCTTTCCCGCAAGGACAATCCGCACATCTCGTTCAGCGCGGGCATCCACTACTGCATCGGCGCCCCGCTCGCGCGTATCGAGCTGGCCGCGTCCCTGGAGGCGTTGCTGGACCGGGCCCCGGCCCTGCGCCTCGCGGCGGAGCCGGAGTGGAAGCCGGGCTACGTCATCCGTGGGCTCAAGGAACTCCGGGTCGAGGTGTGA
- a CDS encoding adenylosuccinate synthase, with protein MPALVLLGAQWGDEGKGKATDLLGGSVDYVVRYQGGNNAGHTVVVGDQKYALHLLPSGILSPGCTPVIGNGVVVDPAVLLSELSGLNDRGVDTSKLLISGNAHLITPYNVTVDKVTERFLGKRKIGTTGRGIGPTYADKINRTGIRVQDLYDESILQQKVEAALESKNQLLAKVYNRRAIEAGKIVEEMLQYAEQIKPFVADTTLILNNAIDEGKVVLFEGGQGTLLDVDHGTYPFVTSSNPTAGGACTGAGVGPTKISRVIGILKAYTTRVGAGPFPTELFDEDGEALRRIGAERGVTTGRDRRCGWFDAVIARYATRVNGLTDFFLTKLDVLTGWEQIPVCVAYEIDGKRVEELPYSQTDFHHAKPVYEMLPGWSEDITKAKTFEDLPKNAQDYVKALEEMSGAPISAIGVGPGRTETIEINSFL; from the coding sequence GTGCCCGCACTTGTGCTGCTCGGTGCTCAGTGGGGTGACGAGGGCAAGGGAAAGGCCACCGACCTGCTCGGTGGATCCGTGGATTATGTAGTCCGTTACCAGGGCGGCAACAACGCCGGCCACACGGTTGTCGTAGGCGACCAGAAGTACGCGCTGCATCTCCTCCCTTCCGGGATCCTCTCGCCGGGGTGTACCCCGGTCATTGGTAACGGCGTCGTCGTGGACCCGGCGGTTCTGCTCTCCGAGCTGAGCGGGCTCAACGACCGCGGCGTCGACACGTCCAAGCTCCTGATCAGCGGTAACGCCCACCTGATCACTCCGTACAACGTCACTGTCGACAAGGTGACGGAACGGTTCCTCGGGAAGCGGAAGATCGGCACGACCGGCCGCGGCATCGGCCCGACCTACGCCGACAAGATCAACCGCACCGGCATCCGCGTCCAGGACCTCTACGACGAGTCGATCCTGCAGCAGAAGGTCGAGGCGGCGCTGGAGTCCAAGAACCAGCTGCTCGCCAAGGTCTACAACCGGCGCGCGATCGAGGCCGGCAAGATCGTCGAGGAGATGCTCCAGTACGCGGAGCAGATCAAGCCGTTCGTCGCCGACACCACGCTGATCCTGAACAACGCCATCGACGAGGGCAAGGTCGTCCTCTTCGAGGGCGGCCAGGGCACGCTGCTGGACGTCGACCACGGCACCTATCCGTTCGTGACATCGAGCAACCCGACCGCGGGCGGCGCCTGCACGGGTGCGGGTGTGGGCCCGACGAAGATCAGCCGGGTCATCGGCATCCTCAAGGCGTACACGACCCGCGTGGGTGCGGGACCGTTCCCGACGGAGCTCTTCGACGAGGACGGCGAGGCGCTGCGCCGCATCGGCGCCGAGCGGGGCGTGACCACCGGCCGCGACCGCCGCTGCGGCTGGTTCGACGCGGTCATCGCGCGGTACGCGACCCGGGTCAACGGTCTGACCGACTTCTTCCTCACCAAGCTGGACGTCCTCACCGGCTGGGAGCAGATCCCCGTCTGTGTGGCGTACGAGATCGACGGCAAGCGCGTCGAGGAACTCCCGTACAGCCAGACCGACTTCCACCACGCGAAGCCCGTCTACGAGATGCTGCCGGGCTGGTCCGAGGACATCACCAAGGCGAAGACCTTCGAGGACCTGCCGAAGAACGCGCAGGACTATGTGAAGGCGCTGGAGGAGATGTCGGGCGCGCCGATCTCGGCGATCGGTGTGGGCCCGGGCCGCACGGAGACGATCGAGATCAACTCGTTCCTCTAG